The proteins below come from a single Natrinema sp. SYSU A 869 genomic window:
- a CDS encoding MBL fold metallo-hydrolase — MRVRHVKSSTVLVESGDTSILCDPWILDGAFYGAWAHYPPVKLEPEDFDVDYIYISHIHPDHCHRETLERLDSDIPVLIHDYNWDFLRHNIEAAGFDVRELPHDERIHLGGDLHVNVLASDDCDPEVCGNHFACAWMAEDASTQGVDGSTQIDSMAVFDDGEHTVLNLNDCRWPMSRHAAGRVKQQYGKIDLAMLQYTFAGGYPQGRIDYSHEKLLEERDDRRLQSLENAVGFLELLEPDYYMPFAGSYTLAGDLADRNEYVARSTRTQARDYFADEDRVDDDAECVLLNSGDWFDVAAGEQSVPYEPVDPDERQEYIETELADREFTYESDPMPTLEAFREYVPAAYENFDAKRRGIGFESETEVVLSLVDDHYMRFTADGGGHEIVEGLPERTDRRRVRMEMDPRLTLRILKGPRYGHFNNAYIGSHLGFSIEPDIYERSLFYAMSFLHA, encoded by the coding sequence ATGCGCGTTCGACACGTCAAGTCGTCAACGGTCCTTGTCGAATCGGGAGACACATCGATCCTCTGTGATCCTTGGATCCTCGACGGTGCGTTCTACGGTGCTTGGGCCCACTACCCGCCGGTCAAACTCGAGCCCGAAGACTTCGACGTCGACTATATCTACATTTCGCATATCCATCCGGATCACTGCCACCGGGAGACGCTCGAGCGGCTCGACTCCGACATTCCGGTCCTGATCCACGACTACAACTGGGACTTTCTCAGACACAACATCGAGGCCGCCGGATTCGACGTTCGCGAACTGCCCCACGACGAGCGGATTCACCTTGGCGGTGACCTGCACGTGAACGTGCTCGCGTCGGATGACTGCGATCCAGAGGTCTGTGGCAATCACTTCGCCTGCGCGTGGATGGCTGAAGACGCCAGCACACAAGGCGTCGACGGCTCGACCCAGATCGATTCCATGGCCGTCTTCGACGACGGCGAGCACACCGTGCTCAATCTGAACGACTGTCGCTGGCCGATGTCCCGACACGCCGCCGGCCGAGTGAAACAGCAGTACGGCAAGATCGACCTGGCCATGTTGCAGTACACGTTCGCCGGCGGCTACCCGCAGGGGCGGATCGACTACTCTCACGAGAAACTGCTCGAGGAACGCGACGACCGCCGGCTCCAGTCTCTAGAGAACGCCGTCGGGTTCCTCGAACTACTCGAGCCCGACTACTATATGCCCTTCGCGGGGAGTTACACGCTCGCGGGCGATCTAGCAGATAGAAACGAGTACGTCGCCCGGTCGACGCGAACGCAGGCGCGAGACTACTTCGCAGACGAGGATCGGGTCGACGACGACGCCGAGTGCGTCCTCCTCAATAGCGGCGACTGGTTCGATGTCGCTGCTGGCGAGCAGTCTGTCCCCTACGAGCCCGTCGATCCCGACGAACGGCAGGAATACATCGAGACCGAACTCGCGGACCGGGAGTTCACCTACGAGTCGGATCCGATGCCGACGCTCGAGGCGTTTCGGGAGTACGTGCCGGCGGCCTACGAGAACTTCGACGCGAAGCGCCGCGGGATCGGGTTCGAATCGGAGACGGAGGTCGTCCTCTCGCTGGTCGACGACCACTACATGCGGTTTACGGCCGACGGCGGCGGACACGAGATTGTTGAGGGCCTACCGGAACGAACCGACCGGCGGCGAGTTCGGATGGAGATGGACCCCCGGCTGACGCTGCGAATTCTGAAGGGGCCGCGGTACGGCCACTTCAACAACGCCTACATCGGTTCCCATCTCGGTTTCTCGATCGAACCGGACATCTACGAACGGTCGCTGTTCTACGCGATGAGTTTCCTGCACGCCTGA
- a CDS encoding MBL fold metallo-hydrolase, whose product MSADDGERDTGVHVLPITVEYGGRTFTITPTLVETERGPVLIDAGPQDSLEGIRTHLRSLGYELTDIWLVLLTHHDGDHAGGLADLLEQVDAVVATHHDEAPYISGELDPIKGDGERYPPVDVDIELTDGVRFPTLAGPMEVVATPGHAPGHVSLYLPNSNLLIAGDALVADGGEGTDGEEPLAGPKPRFTPAMGRAIESVGTLADLEIDHTVCYHGGYVDQGTERIQDIYGQLRE is encoded by the coding sequence ATGTCGGCAGACGACGGCGAACGCGACACAGGCGTACACGTGCTCCCGATCACGGTCGAATACGGCGGGAGAACGTTCACAATCACTCCGACGCTCGTCGAAACCGAGCGCGGCCCGGTGCTGATCGACGCTGGCCCGCAGGATTCCCTCGAGGGTATTCGGACCCATCTGCGGTCGCTGGGGTACGAACTCACCGATATCTGGCTTGTCCTCTTGACTCACCACGACGGGGACCACGCCGGCGGCCTCGCGGACCTGCTCGAGCAAGTCGATGCGGTCGTCGCGACCCACCACGACGAAGCGCCGTACATTTCGGGTGAGTTAGACCCGATCAAGGGTGACGGCGAACGGTATCCGCCTGTCGACGTCGATATCGAACTGACGGACGGGGTCCGGTTTCCGACGCTCGCTGGGCCGATGGAGGTCGTCGCGACGCCCGGCCATGCGCCCGGACACGTCTCGCTGTACCTTCCAAACAGCAATCTGCTCATCGCCGGCGACGCGCTCGTCGCAGACGGCGGTGAGGGAACCGACGGTGAGGAACCACTCGCCGGCCCGAAGCCTCGTTTCACGCCAGCAATGGGTCGCGCGATCGAATCGGTCGGGACGCTGGCGGATCTTGAGATCGATCACACCGTCTGCTATCACGGCGGGTACGTGGACCAAGGGACCGAACGGATTCAAGATATTTACGGCCAGTTACGGGAGTGA
- a CDS encoding elongation factor 1-beta yields the protein MGKVAAKIKVMPDSPDIDLDALQERLESALPEGAKINGVERDEVAFGLVALYPTVIVPDGSGGTETVEESFADVEGVESVGVENVGRI from the coding sequence ATGGGAAAAGTCGCTGCCAAAATCAAGGTCATGCCGGACAGCCCCGATATCGACCTCGATGCGCTTCAGGAGCGCCTCGAGAGCGCCCTTCCTGAGGGCGCGAAGATCAACGGCGTCGAACGCGACGAAGTCGCGTTCGGTCTCGTTGCGCTCTACCCGACCGTGATCGTTCCTGACGGCTCCGGCGGAACGGAAACCGTCGAGGAGAGCTTCGCAGACGTCGAGGGCGTCGAAAGCGTCGGCGTCGAGAACGTCGGCCGTATCTAA
- a CDS encoding terpene synthase family protein, which translates to MNTESKYPTLEVETDPFSNAPRRTLSETVRPLADAYDERIADRDRSTWRWFDTVEPEFRLSCVDDEYGRRVRDAKVLATMFITVIDDVAERHGDRATLKELLLVPFDSRPADPTRKGVDGTYVRFQQELWDALLECYAASPRADEFADLFRFDVRQALQSVDYSALLAQYPGLAGERELRTYDVYNMMLFPFADIDFANALAFEPRELSTVRDVVAHGQRMARIGNWIATWERELAEGDYSSGVVIRALESEVVSHKELRAIRTATTDATVDPVVDRIRDSGIEAEFVDRWCREYEAATEYCDEIESIDVRAYLEGFEPIFRSQLARRPSA; encoded by the coding sequence ATGAATACGGAGTCGAAGTACCCTACTCTCGAAGTCGAGACGGACCCGTTTTCGAATGCACCGCGGCGGACGCTCTCGGAGACAGTTCGGCCGCTCGCCGACGCGTACGACGAACGGATTGCGGACAGGGACCGATCGACGTGGCGGTGGTTCGACACGGTCGAACCCGAATTCCGACTGTCGTGTGTGGATGACGAGTACGGACGGCGCGTTCGCGACGCGAAAGTGCTTGCCACGATGTTTATCACTGTCATTGACGACGTCGCCGAACGCCACGGCGATCGGGCGACCCTCAAGGAACTGCTGTTGGTCCCGTTCGATTCCCGACCTGCCGATCCGACTCGAAAGGGCGTCGACGGGACGTACGTTCGATTCCAGCAGGAACTCTGGGACGCGCTGCTGGAGTGTTACGCGGCGAGTCCACGCGCAGACGAGTTCGCGGACCTGTTCCGGTTCGATGTCCGGCAGGCACTGCAGTCGGTCGACTACTCGGCACTGCTGGCCCAGTATCCCGGCCTCGCGGGCGAACGCGAGCTCCGGACGTATGACGTCTACAACATGATGCTCTTTCCGTTCGCTGATATCGACTTCGCCAACGCCCTCGCGTTCGAGCCCCGGGAGCTCTCGACCGTTCGGGACGTCGTCGCTCACGGCCAGCGAATGGCGCGTATCGGCAACTGGATCGCCACTTGGGAGCGGGAACTCGCCGAAGGCGATTACAGTTCGGGCGTCGTGATTCGTGCCCTCGAGTCGGAGGTCGTTTCCCACAAGGAGCTCCGAGCGATCCGAACGGCGACGACCGACGCGACCGTCGACCCGGTGGTCGACCGGATTCGCGATTCCGGAATCGAAGCCGAGTTCGTCGACCGGTGGTGTCGCGAGTACGAGGCGGCCACCGAGTACTGTGACGAGATTGAGTCCATCGACGTCCGCGCCTACCTCGAGGGGTTCGAGCCGATCTTCCGCTCGCAACTCGCGCGGCGACCGTCGGCGTAA
- a CDS encoding HVO_2753 family zinc finger protein, whose amino-acid sequence MSTTDDRETRSCVSCGLNIAGTNAAAFKCPDCGQQIYRCAKCRKQSNLYECPDCGFTGP is encoded by the coding sequence ATGAGTACGACCGACGACCGAGAGACGCGCTCCTGCGTCTCCTGCGGGCTCAACATCGCGGGCACCAACGCCGCTGCGTTCAAGTGTCCCGACTGCGGCCAGCAGATCTACCGCTGTGCCAAGTGTCGCAAGCAGAGCAACCTCTACGAGTGTCCCGACTGCGGATTCACCGGACCATAA
- a CDS encoding 50S ribosomal protein L21e: MPKSNGPRQGTRRKLANDPRDRGTSPPQRAIQEYEEGEKVHLKIDPSIPDGRFHPRFDGRTGEVIGKQGDAFKVEIVDGSKEKTLLVTAAHMRAQNQEKSRI, encoded by the coding sequence ATGCCGAAATCTAATGGCCCTCGTCAGGGAACCCGAAGAAAGCTCGCGAACGATCCTCGAGACCGCGGTACCTCGCCGCCACAGCGTGCGATTCAGGAGTATGAGGAGGGGGAGAAAGTCCACCTAAAGATCGACCCAAGCATCCCGGATGGTCGCTTCCACCCGCGATTCGACGGTCGCACCGGTGAAGTCATCGGCAAACAGGGCGACGCCTTCAAGGTTGAGATCGTCGACGGCAGCAAGGAGAAAACGCTGCTCGTGACCGCCGCCCACATGCGCGCACAGAACCAGGAAAAGAGCCGGATATAA
- a CDS encoding cystathionine gamma-synthase, which produces MDDDSDRRIETRSIHAGQEPDDETGALMTPIHANTTYKQDAPGDHRGYEYSRTGNPTRTDLEANLASLENADHGRAFASGMASINTVLNLLEAGDHVVTGNDVYGGTHRIFTQVYEDYDIDFSFVDMTDLNEIEAAFREETALLWLETPTNPLMSIVDIEGAAEIAHARDALCAIDNTFATPYLQRPLDLGADIVSHSLTKYLGGHSDVVGGALLTNDADLDERLGFYQNSVGATPGPFESFLVLRGTKTLPVRMDRHCENACAVADFLNDHPDVERVYYPGLESHPGHEIAAEQMDDFGGMLSFELDASLEEASEVVSNTEVFTLAESLGGVESLIEQPAPMTHAAIPREERIEAGLSDSLIRASVGIEHVDDLIDDLEGAIDAVLT; this is translated from the coding sequence ATGGACGACGACTCTGACCGTCGGATCGAGACCAGATCGATCCACGCCGGCCAGGAACCGGACGACGAGACCGGCGCACTGATGACGCCGATCCACGCGAACACCACGTATAAACAGGATGCTCCGGGCGACCACCGCGGCTACGAATACTCCCGAACCGGGAACCCGACCCGGACGGACCTCGAGGCGAACCTCGCGAGCCTGGAGAACGCCGATCACGGCCGCGCCTTCGCCAGCGGGATGGCTTCGATCAACACCGTGCTCAACCTGCTCGAGGCCGGCGACCACGTCGTCACCGGCAACGATGTCTACGGCGGCACCCACCGCATCTTCACGCAAGTCTACGAGGACTACGACATCGACTTTTCCTTCGTCGATATGACCGACCTCAACGAGATCGAGGCGGCGTTCCGCGAGGAGACGGCACTCCTGTGGCTCGAGACCCCCACCAACCCGCTCATGTCGATCGTCGACATCGAGGGGGCGGCAGAGATCGCCCACGCCCGCGACGCGCTGTGTGCGATCGACAACACGTTCGCGACGCCATACCTCCAGCGGCCGCTCGATCTGGGCGCGGACATCGTCTCGCACTCGCTGACCAAGTACCTCGGCGGCCACTCGGACGTGGTCGGTGGAGCCCTCCTGACGAACGATGCAGACCTCGACGAGCGACTGGGCTTCTACCAGAACTCCGTCGGCGCGACGCCCGGTCCCTTCGAGTCCTTCCTCGTCCTTCGAGGTACCAAGACGCTGCCCGTCCGGATGGATCGACACTGCGAGAACGCCTGCGCCGTTGCCGACTTCCTCAACGATCACCCCGACGTCGAGCGGGTTTACTATCCGGGTCTCGAGTCCCATCCCGGCCACGAGATCGCCGCCGAGCAGATGGACGACTTCGGCGGCATGCTGAGCTTCGAACTCGACGCGAGCCTCGAGGAGGCGAGCGAGGTCGTCTCGAATACCGAGGTGTTCACGCTCGCAGAGAGCCTCGGCGGAGTCGAGAGCCTGATCGAACAGCCCGCACCGATGACTCACGCCGCGATTCCCCGCGAGGAGCGCATCGAAGCTGGGCTCTCGGACAGCCTGATCCGGGCGAGCGTCGGCATCGAGCACGTCGACGACTTGATCGACGACCTCGAGGGGGCAATCGACGCTGTGCTCACATAG